In Actinoplanes sp. NBC_00393, a single genomic region encodes these proteins:
- a CDS encoding acylase, whose amino-acid sequence MTAMSVRLGAAMVAVGVVVASAVVPSPASGSERDRGYSALIRRASYGVPHITAGDFAGLGFGVGYVQAEDNLCVIAEKVVTVAGERSRWFGAAGPDDANVRSDLFYRKAIDDRVVQRLLEGRRDGVRSPSDDVRDQIRGFVAGYNHFLRRTGGANLTDPACRGKAWVRPVTETDIWRTSWASMVRAGSRALLDGIVAAAPPVPAEPVQAMQAPDAAAVVAALDGASAGIGSNAYGLGARATTNKNGMVLANPHFPWQGAERFYRMHLKVPGRYDVEGAALIGDPIIEIGHNRTLAWSHTVSTARRFVWHRLSLVPGDPTSYYVDGRPERMRARTVTVPAGDAGTVRRTLYDTRYGPVAVVPGSFDWTATTAYAVTDVNATNNRAFDGWLRMGQARDVRQLKAVLDRHQFLPWVNVIAADARGEALYGDHSVVPRVTHELAAACIPAAFQPLYTGSGQAVLDGSRSDCALGTDPDAAVPGILGPADLPVRFRDDYVTNSNDSHWLASPAAPLEGFPPILGNERTERSLRTRLGLDQIQQRLAGTDGLPGTGFTTDRLWHVMFGNRVHGAELVRDDLVALCRQQPIATASNGATVDLSAACEALARFDLRVDLDSRGAHLFSEFALAGGIRFADTFDATDPVRTPRRLDTTNPRVRTALADAVQRLTGIPLDAKLGDIHTDTRGERRIPMHGGRGDAGVFNVITNPLVPGVGYPKVVHGASYVMAVELGPHGPAGRQILAYSQSTNPNSPWYADQTRLYSRKGWDTIKYTEAQIAADPNLRAYRVVERGR is encoded by the coding sequence ATGACAGCGATGTCCGTGCGCCTCGGAGCAGCAATGGTTGCCGTCGGGGTGGTCGTGGCGAGCGCGGTCGTACCATCGCCCGCGTCGGGCTCCGAGCGTGATCGCGGCTACTCGGCGCTGATCCGCCGGGCCTCGTACGGTGTCCCGCACATCACCGCCGGCGACTTCGCCGGTCTCGGGTTCGGCGTCGGCTATGTGCAGGCCGAGGACAACCTCTGTGTCATCGCGGAGAAGGTGGTGACGGTCGCCGGTGAGCGATCCCGGTGGTTCGGGGCGGCCGGGCCGGACGACGCCAACGTGCGCAGCGACCTGTTCTACCGCAAGGCGATCGACGACCGCGTCGTGCAGCGCCTCCTCGAAGGCCGCCGCGACGGTGTGCGGTCGCCGTCCGACGACGTACGCGACCAGATCCGCGGCTTCGTCGCCGGCTACAACCACTTCCTGCGCCGCACCGGCGGGGCGAACCTGACCGACCCGGCATGCCGCGGCAAGGCGTGGGTGCGCCCGGTGACCGAGACCGACATCTGGCGTACGTCATGGGCCAGCATGGTCCGCGCCGGCTCACGTGCCCTGCTCGACGGCATCGTCGCCGCGGCACCCCCGGTGCCCGCCGAGCCCGTGCAAGCCATGCAAGCTCCGGACGCCGCCGCGGTCGTCGCCGCCCTCGACGGGGCGAGCGCCGGCATCGGCAGCAACGCCTACGGCCTCGGCGCGCGAGCCACCACGAACAAGAACGGGATGGTGCTGGCCAACCCGCACTTCCCCTGGCAGGGCGCGGAACGCTTCTACCGGATGCACCTCAAGGTGCCCGGTCGCTACGACGTCGAGGGCGCGGCGCTGATCGGCGATCCGATCATTGAGATCGGGCACAACCGTACGCTCGCCTGGAGCCACACCGTCTCCACCGCGCGCCGGTTCGTCTGGCACCGCCTGAGTCTCGTGCCCGGCGACCCCACCTCCTACTACGTCGACGGCCGGCCGGAGAGGATGCGTGCCCGCACGGTCACCGTCCCGGCCGGCGACGCCGGCACGGTCCGCCGGACCCTGTACGACACCCGCTACGGCCCGGTGGCCGTGGTGCCGGGTTCCTTCGACTGGACGGCGACCACCGCATACGCCGTCACCGACGTCAACGCGACCAACAACCGCGCCTTCGACGGGTGGCTGCGGATGGGCCAGGCCCGCGACGTCCGCCAGCTCAAGGCGGTGCTCGACCGCCACCAGTTCCTTCCGTGGGTCAACGTGATCGCGGCGGACGCGCGCGGCGAAGCGCTGTACGGAGACCATTCCGTCGTGCCGCGAGTCACCCATGAGCTCGCGGCCGCCTGCATCCCCGCGGCGTTCCAACCGCTGTACACCGGCAGCGGACAGGCGGTCCTGGACGGCTCCCGGTCGGACTGCGCGCTGGGCACCGACCCCGACGCCGCCGTACCGGGGATTCTCGGCCCCGCCGACCTGCCGGTGCGGTTCCGCGACGACTACGTCACCAACTCCAACGACAGCCACTGGCTGGCCAGCCCGGCCGCGCCGCTGGAGGGCTTCCCGCCGATCCTCGGCAACGAACGCACTGAGCGCAGCCTGCGTACCCGGCTCGGGCTCGACCAGATCCAGCAGCGCCTGGCCGGCACAGACGGCCTGCCCGGCACGGGCTTCACCACCGACCGGCTCTGGCACGTCATGTTCGGCAACCGGGTGCACGGCGCCGAACTCGTCCGCGACGACCTGGTCGCCCTCTGCCGGCAGCAGCCGATCGCGACGGCCTCGAACGGCGCGACCGTCGATCTCAGCGCGGCCTGCGAGGCGCTGGCCCGGTTCGACCTGCGCGTCGACCTGGACAGCCGTGGGGCACACCTGTTCAGCGAGTTCGCCCTCGCCGGCGGGATCCGGTTCGCCGACACCTTCGACGCCACCGACCCGGTGCGCACCCCGCGCCGGCTCGACACCACGAATCCCCGGGTGCGTACCGCGCTCGCCGACGCCGTGCAGCGGCTCACCGGTATTCCGCTCGACGCGAAGCTGGGTGACATCCACACCGACACCCGCGGCGAACGCCGGATCCCGATGCACGGCGGCCGGGGCGACGCCGGCGTCTTCAACGTGATCACCAACCCGCTCGTGCCGGGCGTGGGCTACCCGAAGGTCGTACACGGCGCGTCGTACGTCATGGCCGTCGAGCTCGGCCCGCACGGCCCGGCGGGCCGGCAGATCCTGGCCTACTCGCAGTCGACGAACCCGAACTCACCCTGGTACGCCGACCAGACGCGCCTCTACTCCCGGAAAGGCTGGGACACGATCAAGTACACCGAGGCGCAGATCGCGGCCGATCCGAACCTGCGCGCGTACCGGGTGGTCGAGCGGGGCCGCTGA
- a CDS encoding ABC transporter ATP-binding protein: protein MTEVLKLEGVTAGYAGIPAVRDLNLSVASGEVVAMLGPNGAGKTTTLLTAAGVIAPISGTVTAFGRPLHKRLEQNARAGLVLVPDNRGLFHSLSIRENLALARGSLDQALELFPALKDLMPRRCGQLSGGEQQMLAIAKALVRRPKVLLIDEMSMGLAPVAVQALLPTIRALADQYGVGVLLVEQHIDLALSIADRAVVLHHGRAVLTGQAAELRADRHTVAEAYFGTSTPALSPPRTS, encoded by the coding sequence ATGACCGAGGTGCTGAAGCTGGAGGGAGTCACGGCCGGCTACGCCGGCATCCCGGCCGTGCGCGACCTGAACTTGAGCGTCGCGTCCGGCGAGGTCGTGGCGATGCTGGGACCCAACGGGGCGGGCAAGACCACCACCCTGCTGACGGCGGCCGGTGTCATCGCGCCGATCTCCGGCACGGTCACCGCGTTCGGGCGGCCGCTGCACAAACGCCTCGAGCAGAACGCGCGCGCCGGGCTGGTTCTGGTCCCCGACAACCGCGGTTTGTTCCACAGCCTTTCGATACGCGAGAACCTCGCTCTCGCCCGCGGCAGCCTCGACCAGGCGTTGGAGCTGTTTCCCGCGCTGAAAGACCTGATGCCGCGCCGGTGCGGGCAGTTGTCCGGAGGGGAACAGCAGATGCTCGCCATCGCCAAGGCTCTGGTGCGCCGGCCGAAGGTGCTGCTCATCGACGAGATGAGCATGGGGTTGGCGCCGGTCGCGGTGCAGGCACTGCTGCCGACCATCCGGGCGCTGGCCGACCAGTACGGTGTCGGGGTGCTGCTCGTCGAGCAGCACATCGACCTGGCGCTGTCCATCGCCGACCGGGCGGTGGTGCTGCACCACGGCCGGGCAGTGCTGACCGGGCAGGCTGCGGAGCTGCGCGCCGACAGACACACGGTCGCCGAAGCCTACTTCGGTACGTCTACGCCTGCTCTGTCTCCACCCAGAACGTCGTGA
- a CDS encoding ABC transporter ATP-binding protein — translation MTALLTTEKLTVRYGGVLANTDITLHVDAGEVVGLIGPNGAGKTTFVDAVTGFTAAGGAVTVAGRRVDRLAPHERRRAGLARTWQAGELFTDLTVRQNIAVASGRGPLRNLWNDLIGRRDPGHDTETVLETFGLQPVADRRPGELSLGRQKVVGVARALAGATRVVLLDEPAAGLDTDESAEFGGHVRAIAASGLAVLLIDHDMTLVAGICDRVYVLDYGAVIASGTPAEVLADPAVRTAYLGSELVP, via the coding sequence ATGACCGCACTGCTGACCACCGAGAAGCTGACCGTCCGGTACGGCGGTGTCCTGGCCAACACCGACATCACCCTGCACGTCGACGCCGGCGAAGTGGTCGGGCTGATCGGCCCCAACGGCGCCGGCAAGACCACCTTCGTCGACGCCGTCACCGGCTTCACCGCAGCCGGCGGCGCCGTCACCGTCGCCGGGCGGCGCGTCGACCGGCTCGCCCCGCACGAACGGCGCCGCGCCGGGCTGGCCCGCACCTGGCAGGCCGGTGAGCTGTTCACCGATCTGACGGTGCGGCAGAACATCGCGGTCGCCTCCGGCCGCGGGCCGCTGCGCAACCTGTGGAACGACCTCATCGGCCGCCGCGACCCCGGCCACGACACCGAGACCGTGCTGGAGACGTTCGGCCTGCAGCCGGTCGCGGACCGCCGGCCCGGCGAGCTGAGCCTCGGCCGGCAGAAGGTCGTCGGTGTGGCGCGGGCGCTGGCCGGCGCCACCCGCGTGGTCCTGCTCGACGAACCGGCTGCCGGACTGGACACCGACGAGAGCGCCGAATTCGGCGGCCACGTCCGAGCGATCGCCGCGTCCGGGCTGGCAGTGCTCCTCATCGACCACGACATGACCCTGGTCGCCGGCATCTGCGACCGGGTGTACGTGCTGGATTACGGGGCGGTCATCGCCTCCGGGACGCCGGCTGAGGTCCTCGCGGACCCGGCGGTGCGGACCGCGTACCTCGGATCGGAGCTCGTCCCATGA
- a CDS encoding ABC transporter permease — translation MSADQILLFITLGFAGGAVYAVIAASIVSLHAATGVLNFAQGSLALWGVWVVAELREGGTLVLPVGTVALSAQPLPAWPAVALGVLNVAVLALAAHWLVFRPLRTAPPLAQVVASVGLMLAIASLVPLRFSTEGVLAPALLTDRTITVAGAVVNVSDLILLATALTVAAALSAYFRFTRWGVATRAGAEDELAARLTGLSPDRLAGFMWLLTGAATSLVAILAAPTLGLDPIGYMFYVLPGLAAALLARLTSIMIACVAGVGIGVLQSILLLLSTIDGWPVWAQAGLGDAVPFVIVIFALVVLGRRIPARGALGTVRMPAVALPVRPWPAAAVLVSAATLAIALTSGSWRFGVVTSIIMALIALSLVVLTGYLGQISLASMAFAGSGGFILSRATMAWDVPFPLSIIVSAGAATLVGVLVGLPALRVRGAQLAVVTLAGAVAVQQLAFANPALTPFEGNLIDGPTLFGWDLTVRSGTDLTTSAFAATVVVIVGVLAMAVVRFLAGSTGQSFLAVRSNERAAASVGINVARVKIAGFALSAFLAGVGGCLIGYSRSQLSVESFNVIVGLSVLCMAYVGGITRISGALIAGLIAPLGVLYTLLNTTFGLGRYYTLIAACALVLTAVLNPVGIAGGLHRPRKVAL, via the coding sequence GTGAGCGCCGATCAGATCCTGCTGTTCATCACCCTCGGTTTCGCCGGCGGAGCGGTCTACGCCGTCATCGCCGCGTCCATCGTGTCCCTGCACGCCGCCACCGGAGTCCTCAACTTCGCCCAGGGCTCCCTGGCGCTGTGGGGTGTGTGGGTCGTCGCCGAACTGAGGGAGGGCGGCACGCTCGTCCTGCCCGTCGGCACGGTTGCGCTCAGCGCGCAGCCGCTGCCGGCGTGGCCGGCCGTCGCCCTCGGGGTACTCAACGTGGCCGTCCTGGCGCTCGCCGCGCACTGGCTGGTGTTCCGGCCGCTGCGGACCGCGCCGCCGCTGGCCCAGGTGGTGGCATCGGTCGGGCTGATGCTGGCGATCGCCTCCCTGGTGCCGTTGCGGTTCTCCACCGAAGGAGTGCTCGCGCCGGCGCTGCTCACCGACCGCACGATCACAGTGGCCGGCGCGGTCGTCAACGTCAGCGACCTGATCCTGCTGGCCACGGCGCTGACCGTGGCGGCGGCGCTGTCGGCGTACTTCCGGTTCACCCGCTGGGGTGTGGCGACCCGGGCCGGCGCCGAGGACGAGCTCGCGGCCAGGTTGACCGGGTTGTCGCCGGACCGGCTGGCCGGTTTCATGTGGCTGCTGACCGGCGCGGCGACGTCGCTGGTGGCCATTCTGGCCGCGCCGACGCTGGGTCTCGATCCGATCGGCTACATGTTCTACGTCCTGCCCGGACTCGCCGCCGCCCTGCTGGCCCGGCTCACCTCGATCATGATCGCGTGTGTGGCCGGTGTCGGCATCGGTGTGCTGCAGTCGATCCTGCTGCTGCTGAGCACCATCGACGGCTGGCCGGTCTGGGCGCAGGCCGGGCTCGGGGACGCGGTCCCGTTCGTCATCGTGATCTTCGCGCTGGTCGTGCTGGGGCGGCGCATCCCGGCCCGCGGCGCGCTCGGCACCGTGCGCATGCCGGCGGTCGCGTTGCCCGTACGGCCGTGGCCGGCCGCCGCGGTGCTGGTCAGCGCCGCCACCCTGGCCATCGCGCTGACCTCGGGCAGCTGGCGGTTCGGCGTCGTCACCTCGATCATCATGGCGCTGATCGCCCTGTCGCTGGTCGTGCTCACCGGCTACCTCGGGCAGATCTCGCTCGCCTCGATGGCGTTCGCCGGCAGCGGCGGATTCATCCTGTCGCGCGCCACGATGGCCTGGGACGTGCCGTTCCCGCTGTCGATCATCGTCTCGGCCGGCGCCGCGACGCTCGTCGGTGTGCTCGTCGGCCTGCCCGCGCTGCGGGTACGCGGCGCGCAGCTGGCGGTGGTCACCCTCGCCGGGGCGGTCGCCGTGCAGCAACTCGCCTTCGCCAACCCGGCGCTCACCCCGTTCGAGGGCAACCTGATCGACGGGCCCACCCTGTTCGGCTGGGACCTGACCGTACGCAGCGGCACCGACCTGACCACCTCGGCGTTCGCGGCGACCGTCGTCGTCATCGTCGGGGTGCTCGCCATGGCCGTCGTCCGGTTCCTGGCCGGCTCCACCGGCCAATCCTTCCTGGCGGTGCGCTCCAACGAGCGGGCCGCGGCCAGCGTCGGCATCAACGTGGCCCGCGTCAAGATCGCCGGGTTCGCGCTGTCGGCGTTCCTCGCCGGAGTCGGCGGCTGCCTCATCGGCTACAGCCGCTCGCAGCTGTCGGTCGAATCGTTCAACGTCATCGTCGGGCTCAGCGTGCTGTGCATGGCGTACGTCGGCGGGATCACCCGGATCAGCGGGGCCCTCATCGCCGGGCTGATCGCCCCGCTCGGTGTGCTCTACACCCTGCTCAACACCACGTTCGGGCTCGGCCGCTACTACACGCTGATCGCCGCCTGCGCCCTGGTCCTGACCGCGGTGCTCAACCCCGTCGGCATCGCCGGCGGCCTGCACCGTCCTCGGAAGGTAGCCCTATGA
- a CDS encoding ABC transporter substrate-binding protein, with protein MAAAGCADSTASDRTDAAASTLTKAPILVGFLNPTGGPVPQPGADTGAKAAASYINGEFGGIHGHPIEVVSCDTDTTPEKAQSCANLFVEKKVVAVMDGYNLSSSAALPALTAAQIPLVGMIPYDSVTGAKADNRVFFAAPQASFLVGALQAFQTEGKKSVTLALVDTPSSHQTIDNLLPALAKALGIDAKGIYYSPTNPNFTAVASAIAQDNPDVGGLVASPSEAVCTALVKSLRQLKYQGEIFTAACTDYIKGAPEQAAGGALYSSNWLPTAAKYAPPETQAELTLAQKYISDVPNAVPGYYAIGEFSLFATFAKAMSAATEADLTGPGVLKTLKGLKEFPSFLGPKITCGSATSPNCTTQMLLFSVQPDGTTKPVTDTWITPAPQVLSAIPGAV; from the coding sequence ATGGCCGCTGCCGGCTGCGCTGACAGCACGGCATCCGACCGCACCGACGCTGCAGCGTCCACCTTGACCAAGGCGCCGATCCTGGTCGGCTTCCTCAATCCGACCGGCGGCCCGGTCCCCCAGCCCGGCGCCGACACCGGCGCCAAGGCGGCAGCGTCCTACATCAACGGTGAGTTCGGCGGCATCCACGGCCATCCCATCGAGGTCGTCTCGTGCGACACCGACACGACGCCGGAGAAGGCGCAGTCGTGCGCCAACCTGTTCGTCGAGAAGAAGGTGGTGGCCGTCATGGACGGCTACAACCTGTCGTCCAGCGCCGCCCTGCCCGCGCTGACCGCCGCGCAGATCCCGCTGGTCGGCATGATCCCCTACGACTCGGTGACCGGCGCCAAGGCCGACAACCGGGTGTTCTTCGCCGCGCCGCAGGCGTCGTTCCTGGTCGGGGCGCTGCAGGCGTTCCAGACCGAGGGCAAGAAGTCGGTCACCCTCGCGCTGGTCGACACCCCGTCGTCGCACCAGACCATCGACAACCTGCTTCCGGCGCTGGCGAAAGCCCTCGGCATCGACGCCAAGGGCATCTACTACTCCCCCACCAACCCCAACTTCACCGCTGTGGCCTCCGCCATCGCCCAGGACAACCCCGATGTGGGCGGGCTGGTCGCGTCGCCCAGCGAGGCGGTCTGCACCGCGCTGGTCAAGTCGCTGCGGCAGCTGAAATACCAGGGCGAGATCTTCACCGCCGCGTGCACCGACTACATCAAGGGCGCCCCGGAGCAGGCCGCCGGCGGCGCGCTGTACTCCTCGAACTGGCTGCCCACCGCCGCGAAGTACGCGCCGCCGGAGACGCAGGCCGAACTGACGCTGGCCCAGAAGTACATCTCGGACGTCCCGAACGCCGTGCCCGGCTACTACGCCATCGGCGAGTTCTCGCTGTTCGCGACGTTCGCCAAGGCCATGTCGGCGGCGACCGAGGCGGACCTGACCGGCCCCGGTGTGCTCAAGACCCTCAAAGGGCTCAAGGAGTTCCCCAGCTTCCTCGGCCCGAAGATCACCTGCGGCAGCGCCACCTCACCCAACTGCACCACCCAGATGCTGCTGTTCAGCGTCCAGCCCGACGGCACGACCAAACCCGTCACCGACACCTGGATCACCCCGGCCCCGCAGGTCCTCTCCGCCATCCCCGGAGCGGTATAA
- a CDS encoding dipeptidase translates to MSLADRVNALMGQARTDLSELVAIPSVADPRQYPPEECTKAANWVVQHFEEVGFTDLSLRETSDGSRAVYGVRPTNVPDAPTVLLYAHYDVQPPLDEAAWHTPPFQLTESGGRWYGRGAADCKGNIVMHLTALRALGDDVPVNLKLIVEGSEEQGTGGLEDFVEHHPDLLRADAILVCDTGNAAVGVPAATVTLRGMVNVVVSVEALAGELHSGMFGGPAPDALAALIQILSTLRDAAGNTTIAGLESGQTWSGAPYPTEQFRSDAALLDGVGLLGDGTVSDMIWARPAVTVLGIDCPPVIGSAAAIQPHSRARLNLRVPPGTDALKAQDALIAHLHAAAPWGVRVTVTPEAVGQPFEARTGGPAYQALASAMQEAFGREMTTLGQGGSIPLCNVFADTYPDAEIILMGVEEPLALIHAPNESVDPGEIARLAHAEALFLQRYRR, encoded by the coding sequence ATGAGTCTCGCTGACCGGGTCAACGCCCTGATGGGCCAGGCCCGTACCGATCTGTCCGAACTGGTGGCGATCCCGTCGGTCGCCGACCCGCGCCAGTATCCGCCGGAGGAGTGCACGAAGGCGGCCAACTGGGTCGTCCAGCATTTCGAGGAGGTCGGTTTCACCGACCTGAGCCTTCGGGAGACCAGCGACGGCAGCCGAGCGGTCTACGGGGTACGCCCGACGAACGTCCCCGATGCGCCGACAGTTCTGCTCTACGCCCACTATGACGTCCAGCCCCCGCTCGACGAGGCGGCCTGGCACACCCCGCCGTTCCAGCTGACCGAGTCGGGTGGTCGCTGGTACGGCCGGGGGGCCGCCGACTGCAAAGGCAACATCGTCATGCACCTGACCGCGTTGCGGGCCCTCGGGGACGATGTGCCGGTCAACCTCAAACTGATCGTCGAAGGGTCCGAGGAACAGGGCACCGGCGGTCTGGAGGATTTCGTCGAGCACCACCCGGATCTGCTGCGGGCCGACGCGATTCTGGTCTGCGACACCGGGAACGCGGCGGTCGGCGTACCGGCCGCCACGGTGACCCTGCGCGGCATGGTCAACGTGGTCGTCTCGGTGGAGGCGCTCGCCGGCGAACTGCACTCCGGCATGTTCGGCGGCCCCGCCCCGGACGCCCTCGCGGCGCTGATCCAGATCCTGTCGACGCTGCGCGACGCGGCCGGCAACACCACGATCGCCGGGCTGGAGTCCGGCCAGACGTGGAGCGGGGCGCCCTATCCGACCGAGCAGTTCCGCAGTGATGCGGCGCTGCTCGACGGGGTGGGACTGCTCGGTGACGGCACGGTCTCGGACATGATCTGGGCGCGGCCGGCGGTCACCGTGCTCGGCATCGACTGCCCACCGGTGATCGGGTCGGCGGCGGCCATCCAGCCGCACTCGCGGGCCCGGCTCAACCTGCGGGTGCCGCCGGGCACCGACGCGTTGAAGGCCCAGGACGCGCTGATCGCGCATCTGCATGCGGCGGCGCCGTGGGGGGTGCGGGTCACAGTGACGCCGGAGGCGGTGGGCCAGCCGTTCGAGGCGCGCACCGGTGGCCCGGCATATCAGGCGCTGGCGTCGGCGATGCAGGAGGCGTTCGGCCGGGAGATGACGACGCTGGGGCAGGGTGGGTCGATCCCGCTGTGCAACGTGTTCGCCGACACCTATCCGGACGCGGAGATCATCCTGATGGGGGTGGAGGAGCCGCTCGCTCTGATCCACGCCCCGAACGAGAGTGTGGATCCGGGTGAGATCGCTCGCCTGGCGCACGCTGAGGCTCTCTTCCTGCAGCGGTACCGCAGGTAG
- a CDS encoding APC family permease, with product MDVPAQRPASTPAASSDSPAKPRTARTVAYISWVALALMTTSSVASLRPSPTMAVYGLASIFLYVVPAIVFLLPTALVSAELASGWEGGVYKWVSEGISKPAGFLAVWCQFAMTIFYYPSLLGFVASTLAYVINPDLAASGVWTAIVIMVCYWTGVWVSSRGTSGVAGLASGGLIIGTLIPGALLVILGIAFLGQGNESAAPMTASNLLPAWAGLSSLVLIVNNFLSYSGMEMNAVHVSSLRKPGSEFPRAMFLACGLVLLIFILPALAISWIVPAEQLSLTAGVMQAFDAVFAAFGSQWLTPILGIMLVAASLGGMLTWLAGPSKGLLLISRQEGYLPPFLQKLNKHGVQQNILVTQGAVTTLIALAYAFIPDVSSAYWIFSVITTQVYLIMYLLMFVAAVRLRRSHPDHPRGYRAPMLTGLCGVGFCASLAALLIGFIPPSQFGSGSVGVYLVVVAGGALGLGLLVPYLFYRFRKPSWKTAEPEEAAVA from the coding sequence ATGGATGTACCCGCCCAGCGGCCGGCTTCGACGCCGGCCGCCTCCAGCGATAGCCCGGCGAAACCCAGGACGGCGCGCACGGTGGCGTACATCTCCTGGGTTGCCCTGGCTCTGATGACCACGAGTTCGGTGGCCAGCCTGCGGCCCTCGCCGACCATGGCCGTTTACGGTCTGGCCAGCATCTTCCTGTACGTGGTGCCCGCGATCGTCTTCCTGCTGCCGACCGCCCTCGTCTCGGCGGAGCTGGCTTCCGGCTGGGAGGGTGGCGTCTACAAGTGGGTCAGTGAGGGCATCTCCAAGCCCGCCGGGTTCCTGGCGGTCTGGTGCCAGTTCGCGATGACGATCTTCTACTACCCGAGCCTGCTCGGGTTCGTGGCGAGCACGCTGGCGTACGTGATCAATCCGGATCTGGCCGCCAGCGGCGTCTGGACCGCAATCGTGATCATGGTTTGTTACTGGACCGGTGTGTGGGTGTCCTCGCGCGGCACCAGCGGCGTCGCCGGCCTGGCCAGCGGCGGCCTGATCATCGGCACGCTGATCCCGGGCGCGCTGCTGGTCATCCTCGGCATCGCCTTCCTCGGCCAGGGCAACGAGTCGGCCGCGCCGATGACCGCGAGCAACCTGCTGCCCGCGTGGGCCGGCCTGTCCAGCCTGGTGCTGATCGTCAACAACTTCCTGTCCTACTCGGGCATGGAGATGAACGCCGTACACGTCTCCTCGCTGCGCAAGCCCGGCTCCGAGTTCCCGCGGGCGATGTTCCTGGCCTGTGGCTTGGTGCTGCTCATCTTCATCCTGCCCGCGCTGGCGATCAGCTGGATCGTGCCGGCCGAGCAGCTGTCGCTGACCGCCGGAGTGATGCAGGCCTTCGACGCGGTGTTCGCCGCATTCGGGTCGCAGTGGCTCACCCCGATCCTGGGCATCATGCTGGTCGCCGCGTCGCTCGGCGGCATGCTCACCTGGCTGGCCGGCCCGTCCAAGGGCCTGCTGCTGATCTCGCGCCAGGAGGGCTACCTGCCGCCGTTCCTGCAGAAGCTCAACAAGCACGGCGTGCAGCAGAACATCCTGGTCACCCAGGGTGCGGTCACCACGCTGATCGCGCTGGCGTACGCGTTCATCCCGGACGTGTCCAGCGCGTACTGGATCTTCTCGGTGATCACCACCCAGGTCTATCTGATCATGTACCTGCTGATGTTCGTGGCCGCCGTCCGGCTGCGCCGCAGCCACCCGGACCACCCGCGCGGCTACCGCGCCCCGATGCTGACCGGCCTGTGCGGTGTCGGCTTCTGTGCCTCGCTCGCGGCCCTGTTGATCGGCTTCATCCCGCCGTCGCAGTTCGGCTCCGGCAGCGTCGGCGTGTACCTGGTCGTGGTCGCCGGTGGCGCGCTCGGGCTGGGCCTGCTCGTCCCGTACCTGTTCTACAGATTCCGCAAGCCGTCCTGGAAGACGGCCGAGCCGGAGGAGGCGGCGGTCGCATGA